From the Saccharomycodes ludwigii strain NBRC 1722 chromosome I, whole genome shotgun sequence genome, one window contains:
- the CAF16 gene encoding putative ATP-binding cassette family ATPase CAF16 (similar to Saccharomyces cerevisiae YFL028C | CAF16 | CCR4 Associated Factor) produces MKNNTTSSKFAVEVNDLNYQFSGSTQEALHDIKLQIPWNSRTLLIGSNGAGKSTLLKLLAGKQLCLTGEIFINGINPFSSQYRNEQEFGMNTSTYLGTEWCHMEIINRDIGVLELLDSIGYTRFFKQRGDELIKILEVDLEWRMHKLSDGQKRRVQLVMGLLKPFKLLLLDEVTVDLDVVARSKLLKFLKLETEIRECSVIYATHIFDGLNEWPLRLIHMSKGSIVQDVDYKKNVVFRNDKSGGDIVGTNGSVIEVEMCKSLHPLALKWLLKDQNTDL; encoded by the coding sequence atgaaaaacaatacCACCTCTTCGAAATTTGCTGTCGAAGTCAATGATTTAAACTATCAATTTTCAGGTTCAACTCAAGAAGCTTTACACGATATAAAACTACAAATTCCATGGAATTCAAGAACTTTATTAATTGGTTCCAACGGTGCTGGGAAATCCACATTACTAAAATTATTAGCAGGTAAGCAATTATGCCTAACTGGtgaaatttttattaatggtATCAATCCTTTTTCATCTCAGTACAGAAATGAACAAGAATTTGGTATGAATACTTCGACTTATTTGGGAACAGAATGGTGCCACATGGAAATTATCAATAGAGATATTGGTGtattagaattattagACAGTATAGGATACACCAGGTTTTTCAAACAAAGAGGTGATGAAttgattaaaattttagaaGTCGATCTGGAATGGAGGATGCACAAATTAAGTGATGGACAAAAACGAAGAGTACAATTGGTAATGGGATTGTTAAAACcatttaaacttttattattggatgAAGTTACTGTTGATTTAGATGTTGTTGCAAGATCtaaattgttaaaatttttaaaattagaaacaGAGATTAGAGAGTGCAGTGTTATCTACGCCACACATATTTTTGATGGCTTGAATGAATGGCCTCTTCGATTAATTCATATGAGTAAAGGTTCTATTGTACAAGATGTcgattataaaaaaaatgttgtttttaGGAACGACAAGTCTGGTGGTGATATTGTTGGTACTAATGGCTCGGTTATAGAAGTGGAGATGTGCAAAAGTTTACATCCCTTAGCGTTGAAGTGGTTATTAAAAGATCAAAATACCGATTTATAA
- the ERG3 gene encoding C-5 sterol desaturase (similar to Saccharomyces cerevisiae YLR056W | ERG3 | ERGosterol biosynthesis), producing the protein MDLVLEFFDSYILDYTYAKTLPSSLASNFPRQWQSSLYLNPGNSTLLKEASAMFASKLPAGNNPDVYGYVPYLFKMSDYAFESLLPRYNIFRQALSLLAITTVFGWILYLLTASFSYVFIFDKAIFNHPRYLKNQMSLEIKLAMSAIPFMVALTLPWFLLELHGYSKLYMSIDVENHGIRQFLLEYFYFIMFTDCGIYLLHRWLHWPTVYKYLHKPHHKWLVTTPYASHAFHPVDGYFQSLPYHLYPMLFPLNKISYLILFTFVNIWTVMIHDGEYLANDPVVNGAACHTVHHLYFNYNYGQFTTLWDRLGGSYREPDQELFDKSLKKSEKTWTQQVEKMEAIKKVVEGEDDRIYGTEERFLKKTQ; encoded by the coding sequence ATGGATTTAGTTTtagaattttttgattcaTACATATTGGATTATACATATGCCAAAACTTTGCCTTCATCGCTGGCTTCCAATTTTCCAAGACAATGGCAGTCTTCTCTATATTTGAATCCAGGCAATTCCACATTGTTGAAAGAGGCTTCTGCTATGTTTGCTTCTAAATTACCAGCTGGTAATAACCCAGATGTATATGGGTATGTTCcttatttattcaaaatgTCTGATTATGCTTTTGAATCTTTATTACCACGTTACAATATTTTCAGACAAGCATTATCCTTGTTGGCCATTACCACTGTTTTCGGTTGGATTTTATATCTATTAACTGCTAGTTTCTCTtatgttttcattttcgATAAGGCTATATTCAATCACCCACGTTATTTGAAGAATCAAATGTCTTTAGAAATCAAGTTGGCCATGTCTGCTATTCCATTTATGGTTGCTTTGACTCTTCCATGGTTTTTGTTGGAGTTGCACGGTTATTCTAAATTGTATATGTCTATTGATGTGGAGAACCACGGTATTAGACAATTTTTGCTGGAGtacttttatttcattatGTTTACTGACTGtggtatttatttattacacAGATGGTTGCACTGGCCAACTGTCTACAAATATTTGCACAAGCCACACCACAAGTGGTTAGTTACCACCCCATATGCCTCCCACGCTTTCCATCCAGTTGATGGTTATTTCCAATCTTTACCATATCATCTTTATCCAATGTTATTTccattgaataaaatttcCTACTTGATTCTATTTacttttgttaatatttgGACAGTTATGATTCATGACGGTGAATACTTGGCTAATGATCCAGTTGTTAACGGTGCCGCTTGCCACACCGTTCATCATTTGTACTTCAATTACAATTATGGACAATTTACTACTTTGTGGGATAGATTGGGTGGTTCTTATAGGGAACCAGATCAAGAATTATTCGATAAAAGTTTAAAGAAGAGTGAAAAGACTTGGACTCAACAAGTTGAAAAGATGGaagctattaaaaaagttgtcGAAGGTGAGGATGATAGAATTTATGGTACTGAAGAAaggtttttgaaaaagacCCAATGA